GACGCCCGGCTCGTCGACGGCGAGGACGCGCGGCTGGAGGAGGAGGCCAACCGGCTGGAGAACGCCGACGAACTGCGGGCCCTCGGCGCGTCGGCACTCGGGGCGCTCACCGGCGATGAGCAGGGCCTGCTCGGCCAACTCGGCGCGCTCGAACGCGTGCTGCACCAACTGCAGCGTGTGGATCCGTCGCTCGGCCGCCTGCAGGAATCATACGATAGTGCGTATTACGCGCTCGAGGCGGTGGCGCGCGAGCTCGAGCAGTACCAGGAGGCGGTGGACCTCGACCCGCAGCGCCTCGACGAGGTGCGCCGCCGCCGGGATCTGCTGTTCCGCCTGGTCAAGAAGTACGGCCCCACGCTCGCCGACGCCGTGCGGCAGGGACGTGACGCGCGTCGCGAATTGGATCTCGTCGATTCGTCGGGCATCGACCTGCGCGCCCTGCGGGAGCGCGAGGGCGCCGCCGTGAAGCGCCTCGACCAGGCCGCCGGCGCGCTGTCCCGGAAGCGCGCCGCGGCGGCGTCGCGTCTGGCGACCGCCGTGGACGCGGTGCTCCCCGCGCTCGGCATGGCCGACGGCCACCTGGAAGTGCGCCTCGCCCCGCGCGCCGCCGTGGGCGCCGAGGGAGCGGAGGACGTGGAGTTCCGCGTGTCGCTGAACGTGGGCCACGAGGCGCGGCCGCTGTCACGCGTGGCGTCGGGCGGCGAATTGAGTCGCGTGATGCTGGCGCTCAAGACCATCCTCGCCGGCCTCGATCACGTGCCCACGCTCGTGTTCGACGAAGTGGACGCGGGCATCGGAGGCCGCGTCGGCCTCCAGGTGGGCGACACGATGCGCCGCGTGGCCGGCACCCATCAGGTGTTCGCGATCACGCACCTGCCCCAGATCGCCGCGCGGGCCCACCACCACATCCGCGTCAGCAAGGACGCCAGAGGGGGCGTGACCACGGCCGGCATCGCGGTGCTGGACGGCGAAGCGCGCGTGGCCGAGATCGCGCGCATGCTCGGCGGCGATCCCGAGAGCGCGGTGAGCCGCGCCCATGCCGCCGAGTTGCTCGATGCGGCGGCCGCCGCGCCGCCGCTGGCCGATCGCAAGCGGACGACGCGCCGCTCCTGAGCGCGGCTACTCGCCGCGCCGGTAGTACAGGCGGATCTGGATCTGATCGCGGAACGTCTTGGGCATGCGCTGGGCGCCGCCCAACGCTTCCACGTGTGTGAACGAGATGTCGATCGGCAGCTTGGACTTTCCGCGCTCATACTCCGTGACCGTGGAGAAGGTGACGCCGAACCCGGCAGCGTGCATCGTCCCCGGGGCGCTCGTGACGCCATCGAACACCGCGACCGGCGTGGCCGCGTCGCCTGCCGCCCCCGCCAACAGGCTGCCGTAGTCGTTGGCCGCCACGTGGCGATAGTCGTACGTGCCGTACACACCGAACAGGTCGGTCACCTGCCACCGCGGTGCCACTTCGACGGCCAGCACCGCGCCGGGCTTGTACGGATAGGCGTCCGAGGTGGACGGGGGGAACGGCGCCCCGTACGCCAGCGGGAATGCGCCGGTCTTGGTCTGGCCGAGCGGCTGCGTGAACTCGGCGTTCACCGCGAGCCCGAGGCGCGGCCCGTGCTGCACGTAGGTGGCCAGCCGCGCCGCGACCGCCGACGTGCCGCGCCCGGTGGCGATGTCGAGCGGGTTGCTCGCGCTCGCCAGTTGGCCCGTGGGCAGGCGGTAGGTGCCGGTGATCGTGGCCCGCGCGTGCCATGTCCTGGCCCGCGCGGCCGCGCTCGAGTCCGCGAATCCGTCCAGCAGCATCACCGTGGAGCTCAATTCCAGATCGCCCATCCCGATGCGAATCACGCTGCTGAGCGAGTCGATGCCGGCCACGCCCGGCTGGTGCAGCAGGGATTGCAGGTCGCCGGAGCCCACCACGGCGCCGGCGGCGGCCGGCGTGGAGGTGATCAGCGGCCCCGCGCCGAGGAAGGCGCGGAACGAGGAATCGAGTTGCGTGAGGCGCGTGCGGATGGCCAGGTCCGCGGTGCTGCCCGTCACCGGCACCACCGCCGCGCCGCGCTGCTGCGTGCTGGCGCCGTACACCGCGCCGAAGGTGGACCCGAACTGCGTCGCGCTCTGGAGCAGCGTCGTCACGTCCTGCGAACGGGAGAGGATCACCCCGCAGTTCGGATTGGCGGCGGGATTGGCCTGGCAGCTCTGGAGGGTGGCCTCGAGACTGGTCGCGGCGGTGAGCAGCTGCGCCACGACGGCGCTGTCCCTGGCCAGGGCGCCGAGGTTCACCGCGGCCGGATTCAGCCCCACGTTGCCCTCGGTGCCCAACGGGTTCACGCGCAGCAGGAAATCCGTGCGCGTGCGGACCAGCGGCAGCATGACGCCGAGCGTGATGCGGTGCGTGAGGCCGTATTCCACCTGGATCGGCGTGACCACGATGCGCGCGTCGGCCACGCCCCGGGTCAGGCCCAGCGACAGCCGGAACGGGGCGCCGGTGAGCGACTGGATGGCATTCTGGGCACCGGTCAGCGCGGGCAGTTGGGCCACGCCAAGGGAATCGAAGCTGAACTCGGCGCCCAGCGGGATCGTGGGCTTGGCGCTGCCCGCGGGGGCGAACCGGGAGTCGAAGCGTGTCCACGCGGTGATGGCGCGGAACCGGAAGACGCCCTTGGGAACGACCGTCGCGTCGT
Above is a genomic segment from Gemmatimonadaceae bacterium containing:
- the recN gene encoding DNA repair protein RecN — encoded protein: MLIELRIRNFAIIESLSLPLSPGFNVLSGETGAGKSIIVGALGLLLGERASADLIRTGAERATVEGVFDVADQPGIRALLDAHGIEMDDTLVVLKREVAAGRARAWVNGSTVTTGVLAEIGRLLVNLHGQHEAQALLDAEAQRAILDAFGGAAGDAAAARDAFAAVRDVRHEIADLEQRTAAAQKRADYLRHVAQEIDDARLVDGEDARLEEEANRLENADELRALGASALGALTGDEQGLLGQLGALERVLHQLQRVDPSLGRLQESYDSAYYALEAVARELEQYQEAVDLDPQRLDEVRRRRDLLFRLVKKYGPTLADAVRQGRDARRELDLVDSSGIDLRALREREGAAVKRLDQAAGALSRKRAAAASRLATAVDAVLPALGMADGHLEVRLAPRAAVGAEGAEDVEFRVSLNVGHEARPLSRVASGGELSRVMLALKTILAGLDHVPTLVFDEVDAGIGGRVGLQVGDTMRRVAGTHQVFAITHLPQIAARAHHHIRVSKDARGGVTTAGIAVLDGEARVAEIARMLGGDPESAVSRAHAAELLDAAAAAPPLADRKRTTRRS